Genomic DNA from Patescibacteria group bacterium:
TTTAATCCCCAGGATTGATCCCAGAAGAGAAAATATCCAAAAGTTCAGAAGCTATTTCGACGGTTTTATCGTCCTGCTTTTATTATTCTTTTTTTATTTGCACGGATTGACTCTGGCCTGGAACTTGGGATCAAATTTTGATATGGTGGTGATGCTTATTCCGGCCTTTTTTGTTCTCTTTTTCTACGTCGGAGTGATGCTGCGGCACGCCGAGATGAACTGGACTATCGGCATCCGGACGCCTTGGACGCTTTCTTCGGAAAAGGTCTGGAAAAAAACTCATTTGCTTGGAGGCCGCCTTTTTCAGCTTTCGGCGATAATATCGCTTATAGGGATTTTATTTCCCAATCAGGCAATTTGGCTGCTGCTCATACCGATTATAGCTTCGGCGCTTGGCCTTTTCGCCTATTCGTATTTTCTTTACAGGAGAGAAGAGATAAAATAATTAAATTTTTAAGCAATAACTATGATCGGATTTTTCACTTTTATCCGCCAGCAGGGAATCGCCGGACTGGCTATGGGGTTTATCCTTGGAGGGTCGATTAATAAAATGGTTAGCTCTTTGGTTTCCGACGTTATCCAGCCTTTTATCGGGCTCCTTTTAGGAAACCGGCAGGGCGAGTTGTCGGCCGTCCATTATCAATCATTAATGTATGGCCGGTTTATTTCCAACATTATTGATTTTTTAATTGTCGCCCTTATAGTCTACGTGGTTTTTAAAACTATGAAGCTTGATAAGATTGAGCTTCCGGGCGCCGCCAAAAAATAATTTTATGCTTTCAAAAAGTTCAATAAAAAAAGGATTTAGTTTCGGGCTTACCTCGGCGACGATTACGACGCTCGGGCTGATGGTCGGCTTAAACGCCGGAACGAGTTCGCGCCTCGCGGTTATCGGCGGAGTTTTGACAATTGCTATTGCCGACGCGTTTTCCGACGCTTTGGGCATCCACATTTCAGTTGAATATGAAGCAAATTCGACTCCCCGCCATATTTGGGAAGCGACGGTTTCAACTTTCTTGGCTAAGTTTTTATTCGCCCTGACTTTTTTAATACCGCTTTTAATTTTCAGCCTTTCGGCGGCCATTATCATATCTATAGCCTGGGGGATTATAATGCTCGGATTTTTCAGCTATCTGATGGCCAGGATGCAGAAAATGAATCCGCTTGAAGTGGTCGGCGAGCATTTGATAATCGCCGTCGTGGTTATCGCTATCTCGCATATGGTCGGCGACTGGATAAGGTATAATTTCGTATAAATGTTTTTTTGATAGCTTGCTCGCGGCAGTACGGA
This window encodes:
- a CDS encoding DUF1648 domain-containing protein, whose translation is MKFRKSEFISLLIVILSFIVSWYFYPALPEKAASHWNAQGEVNGYVSKFWGAFLMPIIGAAVYIIFLLIPRIDPRRENIQKFRSYFDGFIVLLLLFFFYLHGLTLAWNLGSNFDMVVMLIPAFFVLFFYVGVMLRHAEMNWTIGIRTPWTLSSEKVWKKTHLLGGRLFQLSAIISLIGILFPNQAIWLLLIPIIASALGLFAYSYFLYRREEIK
- a CDS encoding MscL family protein, encoding MIGFFTFIRQQGIAGLAMGFILGGSINKMVSSLVSDVIQPFIGLLLGNRQGELSAVHYQSLMYGRFISNIIDFLIVALIVYVVFKTMKLDKIELPGAAKK